The stretch of DNA CATCCAGTACTCCGTCTTTTTACGTGACCAGTACTTCGTTCCAGTTATGCGACGACGATGTCAAACGCAATAATTTGCTCGTCTTGACCTGAACGGTCGCACCCTGCAAGCAGCGGCCGTCGTTCTAGACCAATTCTTGTCTGTTGCAAACCAACATGCACGAGCTCACCCAAAAGGAAAACGAAATGCATTCAGAGAGTTATTGCCTTCTTTCTTTCGTTCCCATAGCCCAGGACAGGCCACGCTTGATGGCGACTGCGTGCCGGGATTACGGGTCAACGAGGTGTACAGATTTGCTAACCATCGACCATGCTACTCCAAGCACGCAACGGCTCATCACCCACCAGCTAGCTAGCGGAGCTAATTTTCTTTTTCATGATAATATGTGTCTCATTCAATCATAGAGATTAAAATATAAGTTACATAAAGACCAACACAAGAAACCTGAAAAGATAGTAAAACGTCTCTAAGCTTGACATCAACACTCGTTATCTGCCTCCGGCACAACCACAACAGCCACCAATGAAAAAAAATGACAGATCACCTTCTCACCCGATCTCGACGctactccatcgctgatatgcagctttgtggACCTTCAAGTTGGCTTGCCAAAGGCAAAaccattaccgttgaacgaatcagaccagcccaacaccccggacacgccgttgaactccagatctggcatccCACATGACTAAGGCGTCGGAGGAGAAAACCATActtgccatccacgaaccacgagcccagcacacgttccgtcttccagatatcgttgatgcagaccacaatctgcatctgctcttcgactacctcccaagctccgcatcAACGTTGGGGCAGACATCGTCGCAACGGTGAAGCCTGAGGACACATGTCCACCACAAGGGTGCCGCCGCCGCCACGAAATCCCCGCTTGAACAGACTGGTTCCCAGATCCTTCACCGACCATAGAGACGATCGCCTCGCCGGAGAAGAATCCGAAGCTTCTTTATTCAGCATCGCCGTCACTGTCGTCGAAGCCAAGATGTCGAACGATCCAAAATCCTAAGTTTCTTCGGCCCTAAATCCTAAAGCTAAAATGATCCACACGCAcgggatccggcgacccccctcaccaccgacgaccaaaAGGTTGCCGGTGGAGGAGAGTCGACGGAAGACGGTGCGGGAAGGAGCAACTCTCCTGGTGACGGCGGCTAGGTTTCGCTACCAGGACGAAAATGATCTTGTCGCAGACCAACCAGACCACCGCTCAACGCCTGTAGCGGAACTAAAATAAGCCGTACGTGCATACGTGTAGTAAGGGCATCTACAACCGGAGTTGTCTAATGCAGGGCTATAAACGTCTGCGACGCTCCAGGACTCACCAACAGACAATGACCAGGCGGCCCTTAAATAACTCAATTTGCAACCATAATTTCTACTTTCgaaacatcaaataaatgcaaataGATGCACATCGATCATTATGACAAAATAATTAGTGCACACAAATACAATTATTCGCACATAAGAGTACATAATCCAAACATTGTTCAAACGTAAAAATGGTTTATAGTCATAATTATAAAAATTAAAGCAAAGTTTACTGATTTTCAGCATGGATTCACATATGCTCCACAAAATTATTGAGAAGTTGCATATGCATCTGCTGATCTTAAAATTGTTGATGCATCTTCAGAACACCGGCCTATTGTTTGACAATATGCTCGGCCTATTGTTTTGGGTGGCGGACCTGAACATCGGGCTTCTCAAAATCATGTGTCGGTTGCCCCTTTACCCTCATCCCCGACAATCATATTGTGTAAGGTGACACAACATGTCATGAATTGCCAACGTGTCTCCGCTTCTCACATCATTGCAGCTCCACGAATAATACCCCAACGAGCTTGAagcactccaaatgccctctccacatccttcctaacCGCCTCTTGGAGTGTTGCAAAGTGACTTTGATTTTTTCCATGGGGATCGCATATGGTATTCAAACACCGCCATTGAGGATACATACCAACAACAAGGTAGTACCCCATGTTGTAATTGTGTATGTTGACGATATAGTTGCACGGTGAAGATCCCCCATCACAAAGCCTATTGAACAAGGGAGATCGTtggagcacattgatgtcattgcatggacttggcatgccaaagaaagcatACCAAATTCACAAATCCTTCGATGCCACTGCTTCAAGTATGAAGGTGACCTCTTTGACATGGCCTTGGTATCGCCCATGCAAACCTTTTGGGCACTCATTTCATTGCCAGTGCATGCAATCAACTGGACCCAACATACCCGAAAATCCTCTTGATGCTCTAATTGCCAATAGCTGTTTGTGTTCTCCATAGTTGGCTATCTCAAATACTCTGGTCCGAACACCTTCACCACAATGCGTGCAAATTGCACTGTCATGTTCAGAACTGTGGTCTCCCCCATCTGGGTTTCAATATAAATTGCATCTGCGACCTTACCGTAAGCAAGCATCATGAGAGCAGTTGTGCATTTCTgcaaaagagagaaagaaagttGTCTGCAACAATCCTTCCTCAGCTTGAAGTTGTCACCCGCCTTCTTCACGACAGTCACTACACGCAAGAACAAATTTCTGCTCATTGCAAAGCGACATCAAAAGAAACCTTCATAGTATGTTGGGTCCGCCGTGAAGTAGTCTGTGTATAAAAGCCATGCACCGAAAATCCTATCCGGGGAATAACTCTTCAGTCCTTTATGAAACCCTTGAAGTTCAGGAAGTGCTCCTATACCTTCTCCGGCTTCTCTtggatactcatcatcatcatcatcatgatcatttcAGCATCTTCGTCGTTCGAATCCGATAAATCGATGAACTCGTTGAATATGACTTTGTCAAGGTTGGCGTTTTCATAGTCATCATTCTACAACGAATCCATCTGTGACCTAGATATAACAGAAAGAATAAAAAATcggctcggacatttcatcgaacacataGTGCGCAAGGTGTATATCCGAGGGAGTAGGATGTACTAGGACGACGACCTTGATTGGTTGCGGTTGGGTCGGCGCGGTGGGTGGGCTGGGGCCTCCGGTGGCGTTGTGGCGTATTTTTGGGCTGGGGATGTTAGCGGATGAACGATGGTGGGGAACTATAGTGGCGGCTGTGCGGACGAGGAATAAAGGAGAAGAGAAACATGGATGGCCGGGCAAGGAGAGGGGAGGTGTTCTATAGAATTGGTGCGGGCTCTCGCGGTCAATCCTATGTGGCAGGCATGTCTGAGCGCGTCCAGACGTCCCTATATCTAGCTCAGCGCACGTATAGCACCATGTGACCTAATTCGGTGTTCACAACGCATGTGAGTGACCTTTCGGATTCGGCCCCTTCAGCTTGCCGCTGTTGTCCATGCGGCGCCGTTGCACGCGTACCGACCTCAGGATGACCCGTACATGATCACACGCGGCTGCTTTCCGTTGAGGCAGGAGTAGGACCATATGACCATGGAGTCTCCAATCTCCATCCTCGAAGCAGCCATGCTGCAATAAACAAACAGTTTACTCGTCCAACCAACACGATACTACTAATACGTCAAACGTCATCACTTGCGTTATGCATAACCAAATGCATGGATTGATTCTCACTGTCATGCGTCCGCTACCTGAGCAACCCGTGCCTGCCTATAAATACAGCCGCCCGTGCCGAAGCAGCCAATCCATCACACCGATCCCCGGCCAAGCAAGCAGCTACGAAACGAAGCAACCGCCGGCCGTCGACCGATATTGATCGTCTCGGAGAAGATGGGTTCGATGGGGCCCGCCGCCGGGAAGCCGCACGCGGTGTGCCTGCCGTACCCGGCGCAGGGGCACATCACCCCGATGCTCAACGTCGCCAAGCTGCTCCACGCCCGGGGCTTCCACGTCACCTTCGTCAACACCGAGTACAACCACGCGCGTCTCGTCCGCTCCCGCGGCCTCGCCGCCGTGGCCGGCCTCCCGGGCTTCCGCTTCGCCACCATCCCCGACGGCCTGCCGCCGTCCGACGACGACGACGTCACGCAGGAGCAGGACATCCCGGCGCTCTGCAAGTCCACCACGGAGACCTGCCTCGGGCCCTTCCGCAGCCTTCTCGCCCGGCTCAACGACCCCGCCGCGGGCCACCCGCTGGTCACCTGCGTCGTCTCCGACGTCGTCATGGGCTTCTCCATGGAGGCTGCCAACGAGCTCGGCCTCACCTACGTCCAGCTCTGGACCGCCAGCGCCATCAGCTACCTCGGGTACCGCCACTACCGCCTCCTCATCGGCCGGGGCATCGTCCCACTCAAAGGTACatgtacgtacgtacgtacatCTTTTAGTTTGTCCCCCACTCAGTGCGCCCGTCACTCGATGCGGCGCACGTTGCGTCCCCACCACGTACACACTCTGCCATTATCAGCGCACAGCTGCTGATCGAATCTCTTATCTGAATGTTTGTCTTTACGCGCGTGCAGATGCCGAGCAGCTGACGAACGGATACCTTGACATGCCGGTGGAAGACGTGCCTGGCCTGAGGAGCATGAGGCTCAGGGACTTCCCGTCCTTCATACGCACCACTGACCCGGACGAGTACATAGTGCACTACGTCCTAAGGGAGACGGAGCGCACGGCCGGCGCGTCTGCCGTCATCCTCAACAGCTTCGCCGACCTGGAGGGCGAGTCGGTGGAGGCCATGGAGGCGCTCGGCCTGCCCAAGGTGTATACGCTCGGCCCTCTCCCGCTGCTGGCGCGCGAGGAGCCGCCCACGCCGCGCTCCGCCATCAACCTCAGCCTGTGGAAGGAGCAGGAGGAGTGCCTGCAGTGGCTGGAAGGCAGGGAGCCCGGCTCCGTCGTGTACGTCAACTTCGGCAGCATCACCGTCATGACCAGCGCGCAGATGGTGGAGTTCGCGTGGGGGCTGGCGCAGAGCGGGAAGCAGTTCATGTGGATCGTCCGCCGAGACCTGGTGAGGGGCGACGCCGCCGTGCTCCCCGAGGAGTTCCTGGCCGAGACGGCGGGGCGCGGGCTCATGGCGTCCTGGTGCCCGCAGCAGGAGGTGCTGGACCACCCCGCCGTGGGCGCCTTCCTAACGCACAGCGGCTGGAACTCGGCCCTGGAGAGCTTGTGCGGCGGCGTGCCGGTGATCAGCTGGCCTTTCTTCGCCGACCAGCAGACCAACTGCAGGTACCAGTGCAACGAGTGGGGCGTCGGCATGGAGATCGATAGCAACGTCCGGCGCGATGCCGTCGCGGGACTTATCACGGAGATCATGGAAGGGGAGAAGGGGAAGGGGATGAGGAAGAGAGCGGCGCAGTGGAAGGACAGCGCGGTCAAGGCGGCCATGCCTGGCGGCTCGTCTCACCGCAACTTCGACGGGCTGGTCCGCGACGTGCTCCTGCCCAAGAACTAGCTCTAGATCATCGACATCCATTGTAACTATATAGAACAATGTATCTTATTTGTTTGTCAAGAAGTTCGTTTCTTTCGAGAGTGATGGGCCCCGAGTGATCAGCGTAGTTGTGTAGAACGATAGAGAACAGGCCACTTAGTCCAATTGTACTAGTAGGAGTGTAGGACCGAAGAAACAAATGGCGCATGGCTACTCGCTGCTATATATGACCTGCATTCGTTGGATTGGATCGTGTGGCTTTACTTGTTTCTTTCTGTCGGTATGTAAGAGcatggttagagcatctccaacacacGCATAAAAGTTCCGCCTATTAAAATAGTTTTAGCGCCTCACTGTAGCACTTTTAGCGCGTCGGACCCAACATTGGTTTAGTAGATTTCCAAAAACGCGCGTCAAAAAAACATGCAGTGTAAATTGTGAAGTGCGGGTAATCCGGCGTCCCAAATTTGCAGCTTTTGATAGCGCTTTTTAGCGCGTGCCCGATCCTTTTTTGTGTGTGCACTATTTCACAGCTTCTGCTGGAGCTGTTCGGTGTCCAAAAAACTCGAATTTTAACGCACATGGCAGTTTTTGTGctcctgttgaagatgctcttagagcaagattaatagcacagtcagctgctggctataagtcaTTGCCACATCACCTAAAACCTTCTTCACCCATAGAATAGGCTGGCTGCAAAGGAGAGTGGCAATAGAGCACACGAGCTCGCTTGCTCCTATTAGCTGCACCAATGGAACAATCACACGTGGGCACATGTATTAAGTGTGGGTGTGCAAAACAGGGAAGGATATGCAGCATCCACAGTAGCATACGGTGACAGGTTCCGTTTAATGTGACGGCATGAAGACGGTAGGACATGCACATATGTTCCGTCAGCCCGAAATTTTTATTAATAATAATTAATAATCCAGTAATTAGGAAAGTAATAAAGTGTAAATGGAAATTTTAAATATAATAAGGACGCGGTCAACAACAGCGTCCCTATATGGACGCACATGCTAATGACGTCCACCCCTGGACGCTATTTTGGATAGCATCCATTCACCATCTGGTTGGGTCCAGCCTGCATCCATCTTGTGCCTGTCGCCCACCTTCATCTCCTCTCCTACCACGGCCGGCCCTAGCCTCCGGCAAATCCCCGCCGCTCACCTTGCTCggaccgcctccgcctccgcctcgtccCCCACCTCCTCACGACCGGCTCGGCCTCCGCCTCGTCCCCCGCCTCCTCACGATCGCCCCTCCCTCCGGTTCATCCCCGACGCCCACATCCTCacgggggggaggaggaggacgttgTGGCGGCATCAGCAAGTTGGCCGGAGGTGTTCGTCCCTCTCCCTTATCTCCATTGCTTCTCTGTACGCCGTTCCTATCATTGTTGGATCTTCCCAGGGTGCTACACTGTAATTTGTCAGTCATAGAAGGTAGgcattgtgctattccccaattaaACAACAGTACTCCGGCCACGCATTCTACTAGCCCCTAATTAGTGATTACAGTGTCGATGCTTTCAAATTAAACTGTACAAGGAGCAGATGCTTTCAAATTACTTCTGACTAAGGATTTACTACTTGTCTCTTATTCTGTCTAATAGATTCATATGAAGTAACATTTATGAAATAATATAAATTAGTTCCTTGTCTTTCATAAAAGGTATTGTGCATCGAACCAAAATATTATAAATTTCGGAACTGTTACGAAATAACATAGTACTTGAGCAGCTAGGCATAATTGATTCCTATGCTATTTTCTTGTAGCTTTACTTATTACACTGACTGTGTAGGCATAGCTGAAAACATTGGATTGTTTGAGTTTTATTTATCAGTGTAGTATTGTGAAGAATAAATTCAATTGATTGCTTTGATCTTTCACGTCAACATCTTACTTATTGCTTTTATGCCGCAACAGGGTCTTGAAATGGATACAAATGGATGTTTCAGTGATTTGCTATGGATGCCTCACAGCCAACACAAAATATCCAAAACTTGGGAAAATGTGAGTATCCTTTAAATTCGCATGTCATCTGTTAGACTTAGCGATTAACTAAAGACTAATTGTTGTGTGTATTGATGCAGCCTAACATTTGCTTGAATGTACGGTGTCATCGTGTTGGCATCCCATTTGACCCCCTATGTACATCAGCTTTAGAGAACCTTGGTTTTTATCAGATTGCTAAGATGAGGAAAATCAATGTCGACAAATATTTGATATCGGCATTGGTGGAGCGTTGGCGGCCCGAGACAAACAGTTTTCACTTACCTGTAGGAGAAATGACCATTACGTTGCAAGATGTCAGTTGTTTGTGGGGGTTGCCTATCCATGGTAAACCACTTGTTGGAAAAGCTTATGCACAGTGGTCAGAAATAGTTGAGAGGTTGCTTGGGATTCCTGTGGATGAACAACACATGAAACAAAAGAAAAGGCGAAAAGGTGATGATAATGCTGTTGTGAGGAATTCACAATACTCTCTAAATCTGGGTAAACTGCGGGAACGCTTCCATGTGTTGCCAGATAATCCAATGGACAGGGAGATTAATTGGCATGCTCGAGCACTTGTTCTAGAAATTCTTGGCTCCATAGTCTTTACTGATACATCTGGAGATGGAGTGCCAGCTATGTATCTCCAATTTATGCAGGATTTAGGACAACCAACAGAGTATAATTGGGGAGCAGCTGCTCTTGCTCTATTGTATAGACAATTGAGCATAGGTGCTGAGAAGGAGAGACTAGAAATTCCAGGTCCTTTATTGCTGCTACAGTTATGGTCTTGGTCCCGTTTGCCACTTGGTCGCCCTAAAGTTATTTTTGAGAAGCCCAAAGAAGGAGAGGAActtgatgaagaggaagaagaacaagaagtacaCTTGGATTATAACCCTGTTTTTGGAGCAAAGTGGTGTGCTGCACATGCATTTGATGTCCCTCATAATGCTGGTATTGCATTCTCCTCACCAAATTTGTGTTGGCATAATTTGTTTTATGACAAACAATTTTATCAACTTGCAAATGAAATATATAGGTACTGAATATTATCGAAATCAGATTGACTTGATTCGAGAAGGTGCAGTTGGTTGGCAACCATATGATGATCTTCTGGAGCAGATGCCTTTTGAAGTTCATCAAGATTCTAATTGGTGGTTTGCTAGAGTACCACTCATGCAATTTTGGATTGTGGAGTTCCACTATCCATATAGGGTGATGCGACAATTTGGATTAAGACAACCCATTCCCCCTTCTCTTCCACGTGGCGAGGCAGAGGTTCGAAGACTTCGAAAAATTAAACATTCTGCAGGAAAATTGCATAATTGGGAGGAAGTCCACGCCAATTATGTTCAAGAATACAACCGTGTTGGTGCAAGAGTGTGGCCAGACGATGTTCCCTTCGATGAAGCTAGTTTACCTGATTACAGACATTGGTTCCAACAAAATGGTATGTACACAGTATTCTTCGATTCTCAATGCTTGGGCGGCCTAGATAAACCTATCCCATATCCTCGAGATAGCATCGAATGGACTGGCTACATGCCTAGTGACCGCCACTGGCTCGAATTGTAAGTGTGTGTTACATTTTTCATTGTATTATTTACAACATATAGTAATAAATGTGTCATGCAATATTTGTTTTGTCACTTGCAGGGGTTACGCGAGATAAAGAATGCCCCATGGGGTATTAAATGTGTTATTACTAGTGGATGGAAGAAGATAGGAAAAACTATACTGAGGTCCTGTGTAGGAAATTTGTTGGATTTGAACCTGGAGCCTAGGCTGCAAAGCATGCTTACTGAGGCTAGGTTACCACTGAATATTGAAGATATTCCATCTGATGAAGAGGTTTCTGATATTGCTAACCCACCAAGCCCCCCAAAAGAGAGCAACTCCGATGTGTTCAATGAATGGATATACTCCGGCAAAGGTTTTACAACATACCTTAAGGCTGGTGAAGCGATGAGAGATGGGGAACCGACAACACAAGATGTAGGTCAAGTTACCCAATAAACCAACTCGAATGAGCTTGGTAGAGCTAGTAGGCTTGCATAAAGGAGTTCGTAGCGACTAGTTGGTTAGAATGGCCATCTCTAGAGCGACCTGGAGGTGTAGCTGACCAAATCTTTTTGTATTTGGCCCAAAAAAACAGTTCAGGAATTTTGTTTTTGCTATGGCAGATATGGATTGTAATAGTTCCCCAAAAAAATATTTGTTACTCCTTATTTGATAAGTTCATCTCGAGTATAATTTTGTTTACATATAAAGGAAAATGTGGTACCACAAATGCAAATCATCAATCATGTCCATCCTTGATTGTATTATATGCCTTTCTAGTTACTCCACCTCTTCTCGCTGGATGATGTGCTCTTCCCCTGACATGTCCTCTTTCCATTGGATGATGTGCTATTTGGTTGACTCGGCCTCTTTCCTTTGGAAGATATGCTCTTCGCTTGACTCGGTGGAATGGTCTGTCTCTGGCTAGACGATGTACCTACAGTGAATGCAAAAAAGTAAAATTACATGAAAATAAGTTCACATATACACCAGTACCACAAAACTAGTTTAGATACCTGCTAGATTATTGTCTGTTGTCGAACGCCGGGCTTGGTGTCCCATTCACCTTCCTTGCATTTCATCCATGTACATCGGAATTCTTTTGTGTTGACGCCGCCTAAGATTTATCAAATTCTCATCAGGAACAATAATCGGGCCACTATATGTTGGCCACTCATTTTGGTTCCCATAAGGATAAAATTGTCCAGCCCATGTGTTTGCAAGTACTTCAGAAGAGTAATATGGATGAACTATTTGATTTTCATTTAGATTCCTATACTTGCAAACAGCAAGCAAATGGGCACATGGCACACCGGTTAGGTTTCGCTTTAGGCAGTCACAAGATGGAGTAGTATTTGGTTGAAGAGTGACCTTGTACTTGAAGTCCTTATGAATAAAAAGAACATGATCCCCGTTGCGTAATGGAACCCTCTCATTGTCAACCTTGACCTCAAATATTCCAACTTCATCACCATACGAAATAACATGCATATGTCCTGCCTTGTCGCTCCTTTTCACCAATAGTTTATCCACCCGTTCGGACCATTGCTTGCCTTCGTCAACCAAGTTATGAGCACTTCGCCTTCTTTCTACAAACCACTCCAAGCACTTTGAAAATGTCTCCTCCACAATTGCTGCCACTAGTAGCCTTCGAGAAAGCCTGAACACATTGTTTAAGGACTCGGACCCATTGCTTGTCATGATCCCCCAACGGTAACCCCCATCCTTGCATTGAAATACCTTCTCAGGCTTATCTTCCTCATTTTTATCTTCCTGCAAATACTTACCGACCTTTCTAAGATATGTCATTGCATCGGGACAAGTATGTTCAATAGATGACATGCCCTCCTCAAATCTACGAGGTTTCTTTTTCTTTACTGCCCACTTAAATATTTTCAAAACATCATCATCACGAAAAGCTTTGTACAAATTATCTGCAACATGCTGAGAGCAAAAACGATGCACACACTCACCAGCACTTTCATTCCAACCAAGGTGCGGCTGCTTAAACACCCATTTGATTGCTTTGTGGCGATCTGAAATCACACACATGAATTTTCCAACACCAATTACCTCCATTCGCAGCCATCATGAACCAACCCCAGTTAGTTGCGTCCTCTTTCTCCACGATGGCAAATGCAAGAGGTATTAACTTGTTGTTAGCATCATATCCGCAAGCCATTATCAATCTGCCCTTGTATCTTCCTGATAGAAATGATGCATCCACACTTATTACTGGTCGAAGGTGGGGAACTGCTGCAATGCAAGGTCCAAATGCCCAAGCAACACATCGAAATTCTCTATGCCCTTCTTGTGCCACGGGTTTCGATAGAAGAACATACTTTGTACCTGGATTTTTAACTCTAATAGCCTCGAGGAATGGGATGAGAAGATTGTATGATCCTTCCCAGCTACCAAACAGTTGTGCTATAGCCTTCTCCCTTCCACGCCACAACTTATTATATGATGGTTTCACATTTTTGTAACGTTGTCTCACCAATGCCCGCACAATTTTTATACTCAACTCCAGGCCATCCTTCAGTGCTTCACGGATCACATCTGCCACTATAGAGGCCGATAACTGAGAATGGTCGGTTCTATTAGCCGGTGCACGACAAGTGTGAGAATAAGGACACTTCCTTATTTGCCAATATGAACCAATTTTCGTTGGTGTTGCATACAGCCTCCACATGCAGCTGTCATCAATACACTCTACTACAAGTTTAGATTGACTGCTTGTGTTGTACTTCACTTCCAAGTTTGCGTTTATGTGAATTTCACCAATCGCAATTTTGAGGTGCTCTTTTGAATCAAAAATCTGATGCTCTGACAATGGGCTCTGAAAGCGTTTCTTACATCCAAAAAAACCTTCATCTGCTGTCATCTCCGTTAGTATAGATATGTCACTAAAGGCTCTCACACCATTCTGTCCACATCTATACATGAACGGAAATGCATTAACATGATGTGCAACTCTTAGTTCTGAATCTTTGTCTCAACTCTGGCTCGGTGCGGCATCAGAATCatgctcatcgtcatcatcatgtcccgtcaagtcctcctctggatctgtaCCCTCCTGGTCAAATGATTCATTAACAGTACTTGTTGGCAAATCATTTGTCATATTACCATGAGTGGAAGATGGAGCATTTTCCCTGTAAAAATCAGGACCACGTGTATTACTATTTGAGAAGGCATTAATAGATGTTTGATGCAATGGTGATTGTATTGCACTTCCATACCTTTGTGATTGCCTTTCAATTATTGGTATGCTGCTTCCACCGCTGACTTGGCTCAACATGTCTTGATTTGGCGTGAAATTAACATATAACTCTATCACTTGCCACGTTGTCCGGGACTTGGTCTTCTCAAAAATCATGTTCCACCCTCTTTCCTCATATAATGGAATTAATTGAAAATAATGTGGCCCGGGAGATCCAATATAATAACGAGCTTGGATATTCAGGTTGTTTTGAGCACCGACATTAACATGCCCAAGCCCTTGACATGTCTCACTCTTGATGTCTTCAAAAGTGGTTTTCTCGCATGCTGGAAATGTTAATTTCGGAGGAATACTATACTCCATACCCATGGATCCATGTTGCACTTCACCATCTACGTAAACCAGAACGGTTAACATGTTCTTATACTCACCTACAAACAAGAATGTGTAGGAAGTGAATAACCCAATTTTAAATTGATCTACTATAAACTGACGATTGAAAATTTGGCTTCTCATGGACTAGCCAATTAAGAACCATAACCCAGGAACAACAATCCAATAATGTATAAAGTATCCACTTGTAAATCATTGAATCAGTTGTATAGAGGATTCAAACAAGAAAGATGCAGTAGGATCATAGAACAACTAACATGAATCAACAACAAGATCGATTGGAGGATCCTAATGGAGAGTGGGTGGTGGGACGATGCCACCCCTTAGTGTTGTCGGCTGCGGGAGGGTGCTTACCGTACGTCGTGGTCAAGGATCGACGACTGCATGCATACTAGGGTTTATAGCCCATGGAAGTTTCATAAGTCAGTACGAAACGACCTGGTTTAGTCCGATCTAAGGGGTAGGCCAACCTCTTAATTGGACGTGGCTTGCCATAGCGTCCAGGCCTGGACGCTGTCTACAATAGCGTCCAGGTCTAGACGCTGTCTACAATAGCATCCGGGGCTGGACGTTGTCCTCAATGGCGTCCTTCCTATTTTTCAAATTTTCGCCCACCCTTGACTAGTTTCAGAATTACTGGATTATTAATTACTACTAGAAaatgagcccgtgcgttgcaacgggtgaaaAAAAACACTTCCCAATCTAATAACCATGAGTCCAAACTTTAGTAGGTCCATATCCTTTATGTCAACACATGGCATTCCATCTGTGTTTCTATTTATCTTTCTTCGCACTCTCGTCGACGCTGGCCTCAATGTTAACATCAATACAACACGTTTGAAT from Triticum dicoccoides isolate Atlit2015 ecotype Zavitan chromosome 6A, WEW_v2.0, whole genome shotgun sequence encodes:
- the LOC119314291 gene encoding 7-deoxyloganetin glucosyltransferase-like, producing MGSMGPAAGKPHAVCLPYPAQGHITPMLNVAKLLHARGFHVTFVNTEYNHARLVRSRGLAAVAGLPGFRFATIPDGLPPSDDDDVTQEQDIPALCKSTTETCLGPFRSLLARLNDPAAGHPLVTCVVSDVVMGFSMEAANELGLTYVQLWTASAISYLGYRHYRLLIGRGIVPLKDAEQLTNGYLDMPVEDVPGLRSMRLRDFPSFIRTTDPDEYIVHYVLRETERTAGASAVILNSFADLEGESVEAMEALGLPKVYTLGPLPLLAREEPPTPRSAINLSLWKEQEECLQWLEGREPGSVVYVNFGSITVMTSAQMVEFAWGLAQSGKQFMWIVRRDLVRGDAAVLPEEFLAETAGRGLMASWCPQQEVLDHPAVGAFLTHSGWNSALESLCGGVPVISWPFFADQQTNCRYQCNEWGVGMEIDSNVRRDAVAGLITEIMEGEKGKGMRKRAAQWKDSAVKAAMPGGSSHRNFDGLVRDVLLPKN
- the LOC119318078 gene encoding serine/threonine-protein phosphatase 7 long form homolog; amino-acid sequence: MDTNGCFSDLLWMPHSQHKISKTWENPNICLNVRCHRVGIPFDPLCTSALENLGFYQIAKMRKINVDKYLISALVERWRPETNSFHLPVGEMTITLQDVSCLWGLPIHGKPLVGKAYAQWSEIVERLLGIPVDEQHMKQKKRRKGDDNAVVRNSQYSLNLGKLRERFHVLPDNPMDREINWHARALVLEILGSIVFTDTSGDGVPAMYLQFMQDLGQPTEYNWGAAALALLYRQLSIGAEKERLEIPGPLLLLQLWSWSRLPLGRPKVIFEKPKEGEELDEEEEEQEVHLDYNPVFGAKWCAAHAFDVPHNAGTEYYRNQIDLIREGAVGWQPYDDLLEQMPFEVHQDSNWWFARVPLMQFWIVEFHYPYRVMRQFGLRQPIPPSLPRGEAEVRRLRKIKHSAGKLHNWEEVHANYVQEYNRVGARVWPDDVPFDEASLPDYRHWFQQNGMYTVFFDSQCLGGLDKPIPYPRDSIEWTGYMPSDRHWLELGYAR